A window of Macrotis lagotis isolate mMagLag1 chromosome 1, bilby.v1.9.chrom.fasta, whole genome shotgun sequence genomic DNA:
AAGTTGGAAACCAAAAAGGGAAAATTGTACAGTGTGCTATTTTTGATTGATATGTCATATTTCACATTTAGAATTCATGACCAAAAGTCACATCAAATTTTGTTACCtaaactaagatttttttcttcatcttctcttccttctacttcttttcttccctttctttttcaatatccttttgttcttcaatttctttttttttgtgatttttttaaaaaaaatttgttgttgttcagttatttttcaatcctgtctgactttttgtgacccccttTGGCATTTTCATGTTggagatactggagcagtttgtcatttccttctcctattcattttacagatgaggaaactgaggtaaacagggttaaatgacttgcccagcatcacacagctagtcagtgtctgatgccagatttgaactcagaaagatgagtcttcctgtcttcaggactggtactctatctagtGTATCACCTTGCTGCTGATTTTTAAGATGGTTTACTTCAAAACCTACATAGGACAACATGGAGTGCTGTTAACACAACCAAAATTTCTCTACATTCTGATGTTATCCACTTTTCTGCAATCTGTTTATTTTCTGTGGGTAGCGACAGGGATGGTGGCAGGTTTTCTTCCATCATCTTGACTATATAGAAAGAATGGATGGCAGGTAGATTTGATTCCATTTGTCTCTTGCAATAATCCTAAGTGGGTTTTGTCTTTCTCCTGGGCTCTGCTCAGGGTCTTTAGTCATATAAGAATCTAACATGAAACTTGAGATTTATTATACTCTGGACtttgaggaatattttttttctccatgaataagagaaaagaattctCTTTTATGCTATATTTCAGATTCTCTTCCAAATTCCAAGTTATGAAGAGTTCTGGAGAAAAATCACAGTTGGCAGTTTATATGACCATTGCTTTTAGTGGTTTGCTATGCTTGTTTGAGAGATATAAGAGGAAGTGCCTGGGTAGGTTCTTAAGGATTATTGTTATACTTCTTAGGGGACATAAAGGTGAGTGTTTCTATAATCCTTTGCATGAGTTTTAGATTACAGGAGAAAAATAGTCATGGGAGAACTGCTTATTCttcataatttaaataatttaaatccCATAATTTAACTCTTCTAATGgatcccttgctttcccttataATATGTTCTTTAACTGATAGGTTGAAGAGTAAGGGATAATGATATTTGCATCAGGACATATTTTTCCTCAAGGTTTTCTGCAGGGCAGTTTTTACTTCTTTGTTCCTCAGGCTATAGATTAGGGGATTTAGCATGGGGATCACTGTGGTATAAAATATAGAAGCTACATTCTCTTGGGCCAAGGAGCTGGCTGTTGAAGGTTTTAAATACATGAACGCAGTAGACCCATAAAATAGACCAACAGCTGCAATGTGGGAGCTGCAGGTGCTGAAGGCTTTGGACCTGCCTTCAGTAGAGCGGATGCGGAGGATGCTGGAGAGGATGAAAGCATAAGAAACAAGGACTGTTAAGCTGGTTGCTATGATGTTAAATCCAGCCAAAAAGAAAATCACTATCTCAATATCATAGGTGCTGGAGCAGGAAAGTTTCATGAGGGGGAGGATATCACAGAAGTAATGACTGATGAGAACTTCACAATAAGACAATTTCAACATAAGGATTGTCTCTATTGTTGAACCAATGAATCCCATTGTGTATACTATGGACACCAGTAGGGAACAGATATGATGGGACATAATGACCTTATAGAGCAGTGGGCTACAGATGGCTACATAACGATCATATGCCATCACTGTCAGCATGTAACATTCAGCAATAAcgaatacaagaaaaaaatagagctgAGTCATGCACCCTGGATAAGAGATTGtgtttttttccaaaacaaaattccCTAGCATCTTGGGAGTAATAACAGAAGAGTAGCAGAGATCGACAAATGACAAATTGCTGAGGAAATAGTACATGGGGGTGTGAAGTTTGGAATTCAGTCCAATGAGTGTGATCATGCCCAGGTTTCCCACCATAGTGATCATGTAGATCCCgaggaacagaaagaaaagagggagttggaATTCTGGACGATCTGTTAATCCTGCAAGGATAAATTCAGTCACTGTTGAATTATTTTCTGATGCCATTTCCTTCAAAGTAAGGAGAATCTGGGGAATGGAGAGAAAAACCACATTAAAGGGTGCTTCTATTTCTACCTGACTGAGGGTAGGACAGAGTTGGACACTTATAACCCAGGATTTTACTGTACCCATTATATCTGTCTCCACTTCTCTGCAAGAACTGTGtatttcaatttataaaatgtCATGTGATATAAATGCCCCTTAAAAAACCTTGTTCTATACAAAATTTCCAGGAGTTCTTTGCCTGTCTCAATTCTTTATCTCCTCCTTCATATTTCCCTCTGATCTGGAATTACTCTTTCAGAGTTTCATCCATTTAGCTCCCTGACTTATTCAGTGTCTTTTTCACTGACAAGTTCTGGATGTATTGGAAAAGAAGTATGCTGCTTAGTTCAAGAGATTTCATTGGAATCAATCACCTGGGATCTAGAGAAAAATAGCTATCATGTAAGAGTTTGCAAAATGTTctacagaaattattttattttcacatagcTCTAAAAAGCAGGTGTTATTATTGTTCCCATGATACAATGAGGAAGAGGTAGacagtgatttgcccatggtcacatagcttgtaaataTCCAAGGGTGGGACTTGGTcagatgctctatctactgcatcaccttgcAGCCCTCCTTACTTTTGTACCTTAATTTTCTCTAATTGGAGGGGAAATGGTAGCTGGGTTTCTGTACAGACAAATATGGTTTGAAGTAGTGTGAAATGCTATATTAGAAACAATTTGGCATAATAAATGGAGGGCTAGCCTTAGAGTAAagaaaacctagattcaaatccttgCTCCAACGGAGTGTGACTGTGGGCAACTCAACCTCTCAGTTATTAGGCATTTTTTCTTATGCATCTTTCTAAAATATGTCACAGTTCATATGCTTCACTGCTGGAGAAAGTTTCCACTAAGAGTTTTCTACAAAGGTGAATTGGAGATTAGACTTTTATTCCTCTATCAAGgcattgagatatatatatatatatatatatatatatatatatatacacacacacatacacacatatatacacatgtatctacatatgtatgtatatatgtatatatgcatgtatgcatatatgtatatatgcatatctgcAAATGCATTTGTAGCTATAAGTTTCTCTAAATGTAAATAATTGAACAAGTTATAAATTCAGTTACTGAATCTTATTTTAAATCTTATtgtcaataaatatatttgtgaagggtatttttttggttttgctttatatTTCAGCATTTCTTATGTATCTAGCAAATAAGTACCTGTTCTATAGCTGATATTATACATTGAATACCTTTCTACTACCACTTTTAGGGAAAATCCAAACATAAGT
This region includes:
- the OR8A1 gene encoding olfactory receptor 8A1, encoding MASENNSTVTEFILAGLTDRPEFQLPLFFLFLGIYMITMVGNLGMITLIGLNSKLHTPMYYFLSNLSFVDLCYSSVITPKMLGNFVLEKNTISYPGCMTQLYFFLVFVIAECYMLTVMAYDRYVAICSPLLYKVIMSHHICSLLVSIVYTMGFIGSTIETILMLKLSYCEVLISHYFCDILPLMKLSCSSTYDIEIVIFFLAGFNIIATSLTVLVSYAFILSSILRIRSTEGRSKAFSTCSSHIAAVGLFYGSTAFMYLKPSTASSLAQENVASIFYTTVIPMLNPLIYSLRNKEVKTALQKTLRKNMS